One genomic window of Lytechinus variegatus isolate NC3 chromosome 1, Lvar_3.0, whole genome shotgun sequence includes the following:
- the LOC121406466 gene encoding monocarboxylate transporter 1-like: protein MATTITQLGSQLGSFFLPYLTVLCLDAYGLRGSLLLLSAMMFHSVPIGATMRPPRCPKDRSKLNDPKRTEDAHCELEPLQTGNVVESCESPGKKETSRELVNSKSDINTENKEKRSFLHYINVAHVVSKILHDTVDFVKAERVFTFIMLPCQTFFEISYSCWIISLFSYGISEELSNDEAVFLVMMGSIGGITGRFLVIAILYRYPVVSPQLLALNCLIASMSMLVYPVSSSPTYLAICSFFAGFGFYNSYSAFYGAISVLVGSKNFAKAIALSFVVCGISSLISGLITGFLYDLFGSYRVTFRIAGVLLAAIGLSILIYLGRDSLRRRKTLTDQ from the exons ATGGCTACGACAATAACGCAATTGGGAAGTCAGCTTGGGAGTTTCTTTTTGCCGTACCTAACTGTTTTATGCCTGGATGCATATGGACTGAGAGGGAGTCTTTTACTTCTGAGTGCCATGATGTTTCATAGTGTTCCAATTGGAGCGACAATGCGTCCACCCCGATGTCCGAAAGACCGAAGTAAACTAAATGATCCTAAACGAACAGAAGATGCTCACTGTGAACTTGAACCACTTCAAACCGGTAACGTCGTTGAGAGTTGCGAATCTCCGGGTAAAAAAGAAACATCCCGAGAATTAGTGAATTCAAAGTCTGATATAAACACTGAAAACAAGGAGAAGCGAAGTTTTCTACACTATATCAATGTGGCCCACGTGGTCAGTAAAATTCTTCATGATACTGTCGATTTCGTTAAAGCTGAACGTGTTTTTACATTCATTATGCTCCCCTGCCAGACTTTCTTCGAAATTTCTTACAGCTGTTGGATAATATCTTTATTCTCCTATGGAATATCAGAAGAATTATCGAACGATGAAGCCGTTTTCTTGGTGATGATGGGTTCTATCGGTGGCATAACTGGGCGTTTTTTGGTCATAGCAATCCTGTACAGGTATCCTGTCGTTTCGCCTCAACTGCTGGCATTAAACTGTTTAATAGCATCCATGTCAATGTTGGTCTACCCTGTCAGTTCATCTCCGACATATTTGGCAATTTGTTCCTTTTTTGCCGGATTTGGTTTTTACAATTCATACTCGGCGTTTTACGGAGCAATCTCTGTGCTTGTGGGAAGCAAAAATTTCGCAAAGGCCATTGCTTTATCTTTCGTTGTGTGTGGAATATCATCTCTCATATCAGGACTGATTACAG GTTTCCTGTATGATCTATTCGGTTCATACCGGGTTACTTTCCGCATCGCGGGGGTTCTTCTGGCTGCCATCGGTTTGTCAATCCTGATTTATCTCGGCAGAGATTCTTTACGGCGCAGGAAGACTTTGACAGATCAATGA